In Pseudochaenichthys georgianus chromosome 6, fPseGeo1.2, whole genome shotgun sequence, a single window of DNA contains:
- the ccdc34 gene encoding coiled-coil domain-containing protein 34: MSGRKMPNFPASASQCFSSTPVKTIQGKYLNISKGLDDDVLSDEEDTFSLLSPIYHDSFDSDEDLEPSPRASPRLSDSSRLSLSPVRCELPRTPSVQMLDTAVEPLSAWEKWLVSKAKEDRLHLEKQADEEWLKKEKKAHEERELEQKKIVMEERIQIWLKMKREQEKQEQLLKLRKEEEDIQRQHEKQTEIEQKAQQKYKDWLQKKNQEKIEMEKKEKEEAALKEEQEKERRQRAEEKFKDWLAKANEKTKASPQSPCYTRSPYEKYLPSPGFYNPIPWKPIHVPPVEKELNNTSGKKPQKQQRSQQSSASALRLRNSASATQVLQRR, translated from the exons ATGTCTGGCCGGAAGATGCCGAACTTTCCTGCCTCTGCGTCCCAGTGCTTCAGCTCCACCCCTGTCAAAACCATCCAGGGGAAATACCTGAACATATCAAAGGGTTTGGACGACGACGTGCTGTCCGACGAAGAAGACACTTTCTCTCTGCTCTCTCCCATATACCACGACAGTTTCGACAGTGATGAAGACCTGGAGCCCAGCCCGCGGGCTTCCCCCAGGCTGAGCGACTCATCCAGACTCAGCCTTTCACCAGTCAG ATGTGAGCTACCAAGAACGCCCTCAGTGCAGATGTTGGATACAGCTGTGGAGCCTCTTAGTGCATGGGAAAAGTGGCTGGTTAGCAAAGCAAAAGAAGACCGTTTACATTTAGAAAAACAAGCAGACGAG GAGTGGttaaaaaaggaaaagaaagcACATGAAGAAAGGGAGCTGGAACAGAAAAAGATTGTCATGGAAGAGAGGATCCAAATTTGGCTAAAGATGAAAAGAGAACAG GAGAAGCAAGAGCAACTTCTAAAACTGAggaaagaggaggaggataTACAGAGGCAGCACGAGAAACAGACGGAGATAGAACAGAAAGCTCAACAAAAATACAAAGACTGGCTACAGAAGAAAAACcaggaaaaaattgaaatggaaaAGAAGGAGAAG GAGGAAGCTGCCCTGAAGGAGGAGCAGGAGAAGGAGCGCCGCCAGAGGGCAGAGGAGAAGTTTAAGGACTGGCTGGCAAAAGCTAATGAAAAAACTAAAGCTAGTCCCCAATCACCCTGCTACACGAGAA GTCCATATGAGAAATACCTCCCGTCACCAGGCTTCTACAATCCAATCCCCTGGAAGCCGATTCACGTCCCTCCTGTGGAGAAAGAACTGAATAACACATCTGGCAAGAAACCTCAGAAACAACAGAGGAGCCAACAAAGCTCCGCCAGCGCTCTGAGACTGAGGAACTCTGCGAGTGCCACCCAGGTGCTGCAGAGGAGATGA